A window from Hemicordylus capensis ecotype Gifberg chromosome 2, rHemCap1.1.pri, whole genome shotgun sequence encodes these proteins:
- the LOC128343685 gene encoding complement C1s-1 subcomponent-like, producing the protein MPAMERLRRFLENAVSLVVDASFIHPHWKTNVPEPWTDFDNDIALLRLKEPLKMGPNISHSLTYKFTDNMICAGDGREDSCSGDSGGAYGMEDPHNETHYYVAGLVSWGLKCDTYGLYTKVANYVDWIAQTMSQHEYLEV; encoded by the exons ATGCCTGCTATGGAGAGGCTGAGAAGATTTTTGGAG AACGCTGTGTCGCTAGTTGTGGATGCTTCGTTCATTCACCCTCATTGGAAGACAAATGTACCAGAACCATGGACGGACTTTGACAATGACATTGCTCTGTTGAGGTTGAAAGAACCACTGAAGATGGGTCCCAACATCTCTC ATTCCTTGACCTATAAATTCACAGATAATATGATTTGTGCTGGGGATGGCCGCGAGGACAGCTGTTCTGGGGACAGTGGTGGGGCGTATGGCATGGAGGATCCCCACAATGAGACCCATTACTATGTTGCTGGCCTGGTGTCCTGGGGACTGAAATGTGACACCTATGGTCTTTACACTAAGGTGGCAAACTACGTGGACTGGATTGCACAAACCATGAGCCAGCATGAATATCTGGAAGTATAG